The Macaca nemestrina isolate mMacNem1 chromosome 12, mMacNem.hap1, whole genome shotgun sequence genome contains a region encoding:
- the LOC105494120 gene encoding secretoglobin family 1C member 1, with amino-acid sequence MKGSRALLLVALTLFCICRLVTGEDCNEFFMDFLQTLLVGTPEELYDGPLGKYNVNEDAKAAMTELKSCIDGLQPMHKAELIKLLVHVLGSQDGA; translated from the exons ATGAAGGGGAGCCGTGCCCTCCTGCTGGTGGCCCTCACCCTGTTCTGCATCTGCC GGCTGGTCACAGGGGAGGACTGCAATGAGTTTTTCATGGACTTCCTGCAAACACTACTGGTGGGGACCCCAGAGGAGCTCTATGATGGGCCCCTGGGCAAGTACAATGTCAACGAAGATGCCAAGGCAGCAATGACTGAACTCAAGTCCTGCATAGACGGCCTGCAGCCAATGCACAAGGCAGAGCTGATCAAGCTGCTG GTGCATGTGCTGGGCAGTCAGGACGGTGCCTAA